The nucleotide window acgccgctaccattgcgccgggaggtaGAGGGCTGAATTTCCACACggaattatttgtgctatccacaaataattgtttcgggtctggttgtactttgtgtccgttgtttgaatgttagTTAAGCGACATAAGAGCGAATCTGAGtatgggagttgtcttttaaaaagacaatatCAAAAGTTTGGATATTCCTCTATCTTTTGATATTCTGATATTCCCGAGAAGAGTTGACTTTAGGTAAGGCTGGCTGGAAAGACATCAGCCTTTGACCGCATgtgtttaaaagaaaacatgctGTATCGATGACACGTAACTTtggataaaaacaaaaaaaaactgccGCTTTCAACGTAACTAGTGTAAGGTCTAGCTCTACTTCTAGCTCAACTTGAGTTTCAAACCAGGGAGTTCTTGCTAAAGATACACGTTCTACCAATGCGCAGGAGAGTGTTCAAGAAttagtttaacaataaaaacacttaaacaTTTCTCGTGAATCACTCACTACAAATGTTTTAGTGTATAATACATAAAGATTCTATTTAACCTCAGAGACGGCCCGCGTGGTCAAATAAGCTAAAAAAAGCTAAAGGCTAAGTTAAATTGTCTAAGTTATTATACGAGCAAAAACATGTCTGTATATCTGCGAGTGAAATTACGTATTTACTTACTCCAGTCCTGCCCCAGCCGGCAGCCCAGACGGCAGTATCATCAGGTATGTTCGAATTAGGTCCAGCAAAAGAGCCAGGTCTTACAACATCGTTATAACTTATAGCATTTCCAGTCTGCATAATAGCAATGTCATTCcagattataaaaaattgtgGGTGCATGATGATTCTGCTCGCTGTGTGGACCACGCCACCGCTGGTGGCCCAAGAAGAGCCGACACGGAAACGATTTCTTCTTAAGTCGTCACCAACCCtgaaatacaagaaaatatatattagttcCATTttggcacgttaccaaactctgggctagTATTGAGAAATAATCTAATAGAAATTAGAAAAGACGAATACTTCTCTCTAACCgagattcgaacccgaagcTTCATGATCTGCAGTCGAATGCACTTGCCGCGTCACATTGGCAGTCATTATAGCActtatcaataaatttattgagcAATACTTACGCGAAACAGTGTGCCGCTGTAAGAATAGATCTGTTGTTGAGGATGGTACCTCCACAGATATGTCTGTACACCACGAAGTCTTGGGAACTCAGTACGACGGCCATAGACGGGTAATTGTTGATGGTAGTTACCGAGCCGCCCGCGATCCTCAAACTACCAGCTTTTGCACCTGCAAGTACATAAAGATGTAACACTGTTTTCCAAGACTGTCCctctgctgggtaagggtctcctcccaaacgagggaaaGCCTTGAGGTCATCTCGCTGGCATAATGCGGTTTGGGACATTGCAAGCTctcaaaaaatgtgttaaagaactttcaggcttgcaaggtttcatcgcgaTGCTTTCCTTTACGGTTAGAacaagagataattatttctgatagatcttcgaaaagtcattgggtTTGCATCGTCGGCTTCTCGTGTGGGGGAACGAGCATAGACCAATCGGTGAAGAGCTCCCACAAGACACggcttatattaaattttaatttgcgtATCAAAGAAGTAGAAGTATATTATCTAAAACTGATTATATTAggacggggaaaaagtcttttcgcattatagtatgtatgaacttgtaataaaatcttttctctacacaaaaaagctcgatatttgggtacctcacgagcttactgaaaaaaaccttatgaaccgtgtactcatttgtgattcttgaagccaaagagatttcattacaagttcatacatactataatgcaaaaagacatTTTCTCTgacctaatataaaattttccagTTATTTACCTGCGAGGGCTGCAAGCGCCACCCATAAAGTGAAAAGTACGACACGCATCGTTCACTCACTCAGAAATAGagagaataaaataagtatGCCACGGAagtaataaaactctttatatACTAACACTTATATCATAATCTACTGATTATTAATATGAGCTTAAACTATGAGATAAAATTGGTTATAGATATAATTTCAATGATTCAGATTAGATAGTGAACCATTAATTGGTCGTGtcattcataattatgtttaaaataggtatataatacCTCCGGTGTAGCTTGAAGCGCTTAACGAGATAAGAAACAGTTAAAAAATTGATAAAGAACAAAATCTTggaatgaaattatattatcaataaagATACATGGAAATACAGGGCAACATATAATGCGGGAACTGTTTACACTTGCTTTTTATGGTCAGAATCGAGTTCTTACTACTTTCTAGTAAAGATTATGCACATTACACCGTGTCGCGACAGGACCTTGCCTCAGCCGGGAAACAGTTCTAATCGACATTTTAACCAGTCTTGGCGGTGCACAGGATAAGGCTGAGCTACGGTCttgtataaattactttattcaaAGAACATATGGCCGGTCGCGACACGGCTCGCGTGAATCATCCTTTCCAACGTCGGGGCAATCACGAAAACAGACGGTACAATGAAGATAGTTGAATTCGGAAACGAGCAAGGGCTAGTTTTATAACCAACCACTTAGAGGGTTACGCAGCCACGCAGGTTTggcgtattttaataaaattggtatGTACCTCAACCTTAATAACGAATTTAACTATGTTGTCTGCGAATAAAAGCTGTGATGAAGTTAAAGTCACCATTTATTGTTTGCaaaatctttaataaaattacgaatTAGCTTGAATCCATTGAATGTATCTTGAGACTCTCATGCTGACGCTAGGTTCATTGCCGCCACACCTCTGGGCGCCGAAGGACAGTACTCCGACACAATGGCCCGCCGGAGTCTCCTCTACACTGTGTGGCGTCGCTCTGACTAAATTGAGCGCAGATCATGTCGTTGCTGATCATGTGATTACCCAATTGCTGTCTGCAAGCCGCTTGACTTATTATATGCAGCTGTACAtatcttacccccggtttctgagtacattttgcGGTTTCAACAGCgttttaactcatataaaaaaaatgctatggaatagataaactactgctaaatgtacctcataaACCGGGGATTAGTTGTTCGGAAAGGCTGGAGTAAGCctgaaatatatatttgttaattcTCTTCTGGAAAAGAAAAGAGGTCTCTGCCCTATCCAGGGTGATTAGGTGAAACTTGCATTCGCTCAAGAACTGTTCAACTATGGGAAAACCAGTGATGAATGTAAAATTCcctatttaagtattaaaaacaattagtcAGGCAATTTGTAATATCGATAAGTATTGATAATACGAGTATAAGATTAATCATTATAGAGACCCTTTTACatgatttgattaattactaAAAGATTATAGTAGATATAATAAACGAATTtcgtatatgttactgtaaaagcccggactgtggtaaatcctaagattttccggtatatcctaagatttaccaactctcaatggtaaaagtccgaacaattcttttatttcgaacttttacccctattcacttggtaaatcttaggatatacctcaagggcaggtaaatgtagctaatataaaataatttaatagttataaagaaggagttttgggcaaaccgacatgggtaggttaggttagaaggctgaggtgggagcgagcgaagcgaagctcccacctcagccttcgtggttatttttttttaaaccacccagaaggaggagccccgcgaagcggggctccggcgacatcttcaaactctcattataactatattacggcatataattatatccctagcaatatcattatattacggctcaaacacatgataatcaaattttaccgtgtcgttatgtaaatcctaagatttgccaatgaaatggtggtaaaagttcgaaataaaagaacgttcggacttttaccattgagagatggtaaatcttaggttataccggaaaatcttaggatataccacagttcgggcttttacagtaacatatatactgtAATACGGTTTCGGTGGCGCGGTCGGTCGGTTGTGTATTGGACTGATCACGGTCTCAGTTacgattcccgggtcggacaaagtactattggtcttttctaatttatgttagaatagtagcctggaggttggtttctattctattctatcgtatggttagtggtcaacctggtgtcaaagttgttcaagccgcccgaaaggcctttgacatggcttaacgactgttatcttaattgacaaccaccgggaccgactttttacgtgccttccgaagcactgagacgctcagttcaaataccactatgcggtcacccatctatagaatgaccgcgctaacggttgcttaacccacagatcgtttatcgatcggtgagcacaactggctatgggcgctggAGGTTGGTAACGGGCCCGATATATGGCAATAAACTAGCCCCCAATCGAATGAGACTAAACTAGACCGactaatggcaaaacgtgggtgtatgtCATACACCAAAGTGTACCTTCGTGTTTGAcagccgtgatattatgtgggtatgtatataaacaaaataaaacaagggTTGGtaaatcaaacatatttttgtactagTAAATTACGCATTAGCCTGAATCCATTGAATGTACCTCGAAACTCGCATGCTGACGGTAGGATTTTCTCTAACACCACATACCAATTATAACATTGCCGAGATACAGAGGTCCGCCGGAGTCTCCTCTACTCTGCCTGTATTTAACTAGATAAATctccaaaaatacaatttgtaaatCACTGCAATAGACAGTTAAAAAATTGACTAAAACACTAAACccgtagcgcaattctctacagccggtactgttgagtatcgagagtttgacattttaaatgtattgccGAAATAGTTCATATTAAGCcagctggaggcgctgatcaaattttcatacagaatttttTCATAGCTAGCTAGTTTaagtagtcggtagtcgatagtggtacagaaccGAGATACAGATCCGATCAAACATCGGGTCAGTCGGATCCAACCGCGGAAAATCAATTAAATGCGATGCAGAAGTTACAATGAAGAAATTAAATGAAGCTGGTTGAACATCAGGAAATAAACAATGGCTAGTTTTATAAGAAACCAACTCCTTAGAGGCCACACAGCCACACGGGTCTCCAGCTGTatcttattaaaaagtaatacttCGATTGTTCGCCAATTAATAATATAGGTGTATATAGAATAACTTAtctattataatgt belongs to Anticarsia gemmatalis isolate Benzon Research Colony breed Stoneville strain chromosome 9, ilAntGemm2 primary, whole genome shotgun sequence and includes:
- the LOC142975714 gene encoding trypsin CFT-1-like, translated to MRVVLFTLWVALAALAGAKAGSLRIAGGSVTTINNYPSMAVVLSSQDFVVYRHICGGTILNNRSILTAAHCFAVGDDLRRNRFRVGSSWATSGGVVHTASRIIMHPQFFIIWNDIAIMQTGNAISYNDVVRPGSFAGPNSNIPDDTAVWAAGWGRTGPNDGNSEQLKHVQLWTMNQAACLQHWGNIDDDMICVQAREENTGQCNGDSGGPLYFNNVVIGVLSFGGNVCGVRENPTVSMRVSRYIHWIQANA